In one Actinomycetota bacterium genomic region, the following are encoded:
- a CDS encoding glycosyl transferase family 2 has product MELDDSRSVLDPQVIARCREIGRADILVGIPSFRNAETIAHVVRTAAEGMVRYFPGLKPVLVNSDGGSTDDTVQVVLDTPVPPGVEKIVTPYRGLPGKGSAFHAIFEIAVRLGARICVVVDSDLRSITPEWIRLLGEPVWKGSYGFVAPYYIRHKYDGTITNNLAYPLTRTLYGRRIRQPIGGDFGFTGSLALIYSHMKVWQSDIAKFGIDIWMTTTAITEGFRVCQSAMGVKVHNVKDPGSDLGSMFTQVASTIFYLMGEHEVKWMQVRGSTATRIFGDPRYAEPASMEINVENLIDHFQAGFAEYREVWERVLDPAVFMELALAARAREEDFSLPEGVWARAVYDFAVAYNFDCGLSSREVVEALIPIYCARTADFALRTRNMSNLEAEQMVERQAEAFELLKPYLVEKWLKAKASAVGGEPQGLLPVS; this is encoded by the coding sequence ATGGAGCTTGACGACTCGCGATCGGTGCTCGACCCCCAGGTAATCGCGCGCTGCCGGGAGATAGGGCGCGCCGACATACTGGTGGGGATTCCCAGTTTCCGCAACGCGGAGACCATAGCCCACGTGGTGCGCACCGCAGCCGAGGGCATGGTGCGCTATTTCCCCGGCTTGAAACCGGTGCTGGTCAATTCCGACGGCGGTTCCACCGACGACACGGTGCAGGTGGTCCTGGATACGCCCGTGCCTCCAGGGGTGGAGAAGATCGTCACCCCCTACCGGGGCTTGCCGGGCAAGGGTTCCGCCTTTCACGCCATCTTCGAGATCGCCGTCCGCCTGGGCGCCCGCATCTGCGTGGTGGTGGACTCGGACCTGCGCAGCATCACCCCGGAATGGATAAGGCTCCTCGGCGAACCGGTATGGAAGGGGAGCTATGGGTTCGTGGCTCCCTACTACATACGCCACAAATATGACGGGACCATCACCAACAACCTGGCCTATCCCCTCACCAGGACCTTGTACGGGAGGCGCATCCGCCAGCCCATCGGGGGGGATTTCGGCTTCACCGGTTCCCTGGCCCTCATTTACTCCCACATGAAAGTCTGGCAGTCAGACATCGCCAAGTTCGGCATCGATATATGGATGACCACCACGGCCATCACCGAGGGTTTCCGCGTCTGCCAATCGGCCATGGGAGTCAAGGTGCACAACGTGAAGGACCCGGGGAGTGACCTGGGCTCCATGTTCACCCAGGTGGCTTCGACCATCTTCTATCTCATGGGGGAACACGAGGTGAAATGGATGCAGGTCCGGGGCTCCACCGCCACGCGCATCTTCGGGGACCCGCGCTACGCGGAGCCGGCCAGCATGGAGATCAACGTGGAGAACCTCATCGATCACTTCCAGGCCGGCTTCGCCGAGTACCGGGAGGTATGGGAGAGGGTCCTCGATCCAGCCGTTTTCATGGAGCTGGCCCTCGCCGCCCGAGCTCGGGAGGAGGACTTCTCCCTTCCCGAGGGCGTCTGGGCCCGGGCGGTCTATGATTTTGCGGTGGCCTACAACTTCGACTGCGGCCTCTCCAGCCGGGAGGTGGTGGAGGCCCTGATACCCATCTACTGCGCCCGCACCGCCGACTTCGCCCTGCGGACCCGCAACATGTCCAACCTGGAGGCGGAGCAGATGGTGGAACGCCAGGCGGAGGCGTTCGAGCTCCTGAAGCCCTACCTGGTGGAAAAGTGGCTTAAGGCCAAGGCCTCCGCGGTCGGCGGCGAGCCGCAAGGCCTCCTGCCCGTCTCCTGA
- a CDS encoding NAD(P)-dependent oxidoreductase, producing the protein MPLLGERAGRGPGADRTFVFLDGLEFIAGEEGFERVLEPLLEFGSYRYYKNRLEESHLLLERVRDAHAVFLDWSRLDAGVLASCPQLEIISYIGVGAASFVDIPEATRRGIVVTNTPNYGNRSVAEHALGLILAVARNIARGDRDLRAGRWTSAEREGVQVSGRSIGLVGLGAVGREMARLCSSLGMRVFYYDPRRQPEMENTTTYLELDELLSRCDIVSLHVAYTPETRNLIGERELALMKPGSILVNTSRGEVLDLQALAAALREGRLFGAGLDNYPGEPHPDLGELAAMENVVLTPHIAFNTREAKDCMTAMAVENVVSFYRGEPRNVMNPEALGRRGTDPLAEP; encoded by the coding sequence ATGCCCCTGCTGGGAGAGCGCGCCGGAAGGGGTCCCGGAGCGGACCGCACCTTCGTCTTCCTGGACGGGTTGGAGTTCATCGCCGGGGAAGAGGGGTTCGAGAGGGTCCTGGAGCCCTTGCTCGAGTTCGGATCCTACCGTTATTACAAGAACCGCCTGGAGGAGAGCCACCTGCTCCTGGAGCGCGTCCGCGACGCCCATGCCGTATTCCTGGACTGGTCCAGGCTGGACGCCGGGGTGCTGGCCTCCTGCCCCCAACTGGAAATAATTTCCTATATCGGAGTGGGGGCGGCCAGCTTCGTGGACATCCCCGAGGCCACCCGGCGGGGCATCGTGGTGACCAATACCCCGAATTACGGCAACCGTTCGGTGGCCGAGCACGCCCTGGGACTCATCCTCGCCGTGGCCCGCAACATCGCCCGGGGAGACCGCGACCTCCGGGCGGGACGCTGGACCTCGGCGGAGAGGGAAGGCGTACAGGTTTCGGGCCGCAGCATCGGGCTAGTGGGATTGGGGGCGGTGGGCCGGGAGATGGCCCGTCTCTGCAGCTCCCTGGGCATGCGGGTCTTCTATTACGATCCCCGGCGGCAGCCGGAAATGGAGAACACGACGACCTACCTGGAGCTCGACGAGCTGTTGTCCCGGTGCGACATCGTAAGCCTGCACGTGGCCTACACGCCGGAGACCCGCAACCTCATCGGGGAGAGGGAGCTCGCCCTCATGAAACCAGGCTCCATACTGGTGAACACCAGCCGGGGAGAGGTCCTGGACCTGCAGGCCCTGGCCGCTGCCCTGAGGGAGGGGAGGCTTTTCGGCGCGGGGCTGGACAACTACCCCGGCGAACCTCACCCCGACCTGGGCGAGCTGGCGGCCATGGAGAACGTGGTCCTCACTCCACACATCGCTTTCAACACCAGGGAAGCCAAGGACTGCATGACGGCCATGGCCGTGGAGAACGTGGTCTCCTTTTACCGGGGAGAGCCCCGCAACGTGATGAACCCCGAGGCGCTGGGGCGTCGCGGTACCGATCCGCTTGCGGAGCCGTGA
- the hisC gene encoding histidinol-phosphate transaminase, translating to MERLLREEVRDLPVYSPGKSPEEVARELGVTDCVKMASNENPLGPSPLAMEAVREALSTAHLYPDSACVRLREALSDHLGVGTDRVLVTHGADEAFDLLAYAFLDRGDRVVVGDPTFSSYELAARTMGAEVVRVPLREYRQDVRAMLQAVNESTKMMILCSPLNPTGTTVSEAELEEALSGLPQEVLLVLDEAYLEYVDDPEHPDSLRYFTADPRLVITRTFSKIYGLAGLRVGYALCSPPVREALERVKLPFNVNRLAQAAAEAALRDTEHLERSREMNRKGKLHLYRVLEECGFRYVPTQANFILVENGEHPDLFMELLRRGIIVRDGAALGIPGHVRITIGDEEQNRRLEAALREISGGG from the coding sequence GTGGAACGGCTGCTTCGCGAGGAGGTGAGGGACCTCCCCGTCTACAGCCCGGGCAAGTCCCCCGAGGAGGTGGCCCGGGAGCTGGGCGTTACCGACTGCGTGAAGATGGCCTCCAACGAGAACCCCCTGGGACCCAGCCCCCTGGCCATGGAGGCGGTGAGGGAGGCTCTTTCCACGGCGCACCTCTACCCGGATTCGGCGTGCGTCCGCCTCCGCGAGGCCCTCTCCGACCACCTTGGAGTGGGTACCGACCGTGTACTGGTCACCCACGGGGCGGACGAGGCCTTCGACCTCCTGGCCTACGCCTTCCTCGACCGCGGGGACCGGGTGGTGGTGGGGGACCCCACCTTCTCCTCCTACGAGCTGGCCGCCAGGACCATGGGGGCCGAGGTGGTCAGGGTGCCCCTGCGGGAATACCGCCAGGACGTCCGGGCCATGCTGCAGGCGGTGAACGAGAGCACCAAGATGATGATCCTCTGCTCGCCCCTGAACCCCACCGGCACCACGGTCAGCGAAGCGGAGCTGGAGGAGGCCCTCTCCGGACTGCCCCAAGAAGTGCTCCTGGTCCTGGACGAGGCCTACCTGGAATACGTGGACGATCCCGAACACCCGGACTCCCTGCGATATTTCACCGCCGATCCACGCCTGGTGATCACCCGCACCTTCTCCAAGATCTACGGGCTGGCCGGCCTGCGCGTGGGTTATGCTTTATGCTCGCCTCCCGTACGGGAAGCCCTGGAGAGGGTCAAGCTCCCCTTCAACGTCAACCGCCTGGCTCAGGCGGCGGCAGAGGCGGCGCTGCGGGACACGGAGCACCTGGAAAGGTCGCGGGAGATGAACCGGAAGGGCAAGCTCCACCTCTACCGTGTACTGGAAGAATGTGGTTTCCGCTACGTCCCCACCCAGGCCAACTTCATCCTGGTGGAGAACGGTGAGCACCCCGACCTGTTCATGGAACTGTTGCGGCGGGGGATAATCGTCAGGGACGGGGCGGCGCTGGGGATTCCGGGCCACGTGCGCATCACCATCGGCGACGAGGAGCAGAACCGGAGGCTGGAGGCGGCTCTCCGGGAGATCTCCGGGGGAGGTTGA
- a CDS encoding metallophosphoesterase, with protein sequence MAVKLVADLHGRYSDLRDEVKDEDVLLVLGDILDLVDWADLSGILPEVVGRDRLVEKLLATMKKGPEAAIELREEIISPHGKYYHAILERAWEQYGEFAAALRRTGCRAYVIYGNGDLPELLAEALRGVENALLAEGRVEIGGSVFGFVPGAVYSPFRMPAEMEDREFGARLEELGAVEVLCTHIPPRVEEALFDVVAGRPVEGSATLLHYLEENAPAYLYHGHVHQPAQRELRIGETRVINVAYYKREGYVHLHR encoded by the coding sequence ATGGCGGTGAAGCTGGTAGCCGACCTGCACGGCCGGTACTCCGATCTGCGGGACGAGGTGAAAGATGAGGACGTCCTCCTGGTGCTGGGCGACATCCTGGATCTCGTCGACTGGGCGGACTTGAGCGGTATCCTTCCCGAGGTGGTGGGCCGGGATAGGCTGGTGGAAAAACTGCTCGCGACGATGAAGAAGGGGCCGGAAGCGGCGATCGAGCTCCGCGAGGAGATTATATCCCCACATGGTAAGTATTACCACGCAATACTGGAGCGCGCCTGGGAGCAGTACGGGGAATTCGCCGCCGCCCTGCGTCGGACCGGATGTCGGGCTTACGTGATCTACGGCAACGGCGACCTGCCGGAACTTCTCGCCGAGGCCCTGCGGGGGGTGGAGAACGCGCTGCTGGCCGAGGGGAGGGTGGAGATAGGCGGCAGCGTCTTCGGGTTCGTTCCCGGGGCCGTGTATTCTCCCTTCCGCATGCCAGCGGAGATGGAGGACCGGGAATTCGGCGCCCGGCTCGAGGAGCTGGGAGCCGTGGAGGTGCTCTGCACCCACATACCGCCTCGGGTGGAGGAAGCCCTCTTCGACGTGGTGGCGGGAAGGCCGGTGGAGGGGAGCGCCACCCTGCTGCATTACCTGGAAGAAAACGCGCCCGCCTACCTCTACCACGGACACGTCCACCAGCCGGCGCAGCGGGAGTTACGTATAGGGGAGACCAGGGTCATCAACGTGGCCTATTACAAGCGGGAAGGATACGTGCACCTCCACCGATGA
- a CDS encoding diguanylate cyclase, with translation MTSLRDRARELLERWREEIQRLPVPAHIQLVNGEAGEHLERLASAFLAMVENEEEVASFQPGGEMYRLAGEMGKLRFRQGFSVEELVQEHVILRNEFWNLFHQSVDMKRVVDFQLEKKINASFDNLLQAAAAAYHYQSSREIMENPLRDPVTGLYNQNYFHGRMMEELRRSVRYRHEITLVLCEVGNYHRLVGRLGKESADETLRYIASVISRLTRDCDVIARMGEASFAILLPETGWRGGKVMAERLCRYLEKELPPRVPGGESPELYWGLASFPDKVRFPERLYTCAVEALRDARSLACGEIAVYRGAESGGTS, from the coding sequence ATGACGAGCTTGCGTGACCGGGCACGGGAGCTCCTGGAACGCTGGAGGGAGGAGATTCAGCGCCTCCCGGTGCCCGCGCACATACAGCTGGTGAACGGGGAGGCGGGTGAGCACCTGGAAAGGCTGGCTTCCGCGTTTCTGGCCATGGTGGAGAACGAGGAGGAGGTCGCGTCCTTCCAACCGGGGGGAGAGATGTACCGCCTGGCCGGAGAGATGGGAAAGCTGCGCTTCCGGCAGGGGTTCTCGGTGGAGGAGCTGGTGCAGGAGCACGTCATCCTGCGCAACGAGTTTTGGAACCTCTTCCACCAGTCCGTGGACATGAAGCGGGTGGTGGATTTCCAACTGGAGAAGAAGATAAATGCCTCCTTCGACAACCTGCTGCAGGCCGCCGCCGCCGCCTATCATTACCAGAGCTCAAGGGAGATCATGGAGAACCCCCTACGTGACCCAGTGACCGGACTCTATAACCAGAATTACTTTCACGGCCGCATGATGGAGGAGCTCCGGCGCTCGGTGCGCTACAGGCACGAGATAACCCTGGTCCTCTGCGAGGTGGGGAACTATCACCGGTTGGTGGGAAGACTGGGAAAGGAGAGTGCCGACGAGACCCTGCGCTACATCGCTTCGGTGATCTCGCGCCTGACCCGCGACTGCGACGTCATCGCCCGCATGGGGGAGGCCAGCTTCGCCATTCTGCTTCCCGAAACGGGGTGGCGGGGCGGAAAGGTGATGGCCGAAAGGCTCTGCCGCTACCTGGAAAAGGAGCTGCCACCGAGGGTACCGGGCGGAGAGAGCCCGGAGCTTTACTGGGGGCTGGCTTCCTTCCCCGACAAGGTGCGTTTTCCGGAGAGGCTGTACACCTGTGCCGTGGAGGCGCTGCGCGACGCCAGGTCCCTGGCTTGCGGGGAGATAGCCGTATACCGCGGCGCGGAGAGCGGGGGGACGTCCTGA
- the hisG gene encoding ATP phosphoribosyltransferase, with protein sequence MLKFVIPKGSLESTTMEILDDADLTVRRSGDREYHARIDDPRIEQVRILRPQEIPKYVEEGFFDLGITGYDWIRETGAQVVELADLPYTKTAVGTVVRVVLAVAGDSPYQRPEDLPDGVRVSTEYPNLVEEYFRRLGKHAAVYLSYGATEAKVPEMADAVVELTETGGTLRKHGLRIIDTVLESTTRLIANRESYADPEKRRLMEEIKLLILGALNARGKVLIKFNVAEKDLEAVMEVLPSMKAPTLSRLFQKDFYAVESVVEKKGINLLIPELARRGAEDIVEVPITKIIP encoded by the coding sequence ATGCTGAAATTCGTCATCCCCAAGGGCAGCCTGGAAAGCACCACCATGGAGATACTGGACGACGCCGACTTGACCGTCAGGCGCAGCGGGGATCGCGAGTACCACGCCCGCATCGACGATCCCCGTATAGAGCAGGTGCGCATCCTACGCCCTCAGGAGATACCCAAGTATGTGGAGGAGGGCTTCTTTGACCTGGGCATCACCGGCTACGACTGGATAAGGGAGACGGGGGCCCAGGTGGTCGAGCTGGCAGACCTCCCCTACACCAAGACCGCCGTGGGAACCGTGGTCCGGGTGGTGCTGGCGGTGGCCGGCGACTCCCCCTACCAACGCCCCGAGGACCTCCCGGACGGGGTGCGCGTGTCCACCGAGTATCCCAACCTGGTGGAGGAGTATTTCCGGAGGCTGGGCAAGCACGCCGCCGTCTACCTCTCCTACGGAGCCACGGAGGCCAAGGTGCCGGAGATGGCCGACGCGGTGGTGGAGCTCACCGAGACCGGGGGGACCCTGCGCAAGCACGGGCTGCGCATCATCGACACGGTGCTTGAGTCCACCACCCGGCTGATCGCCAACCGCGAGAGCTACGCCGACCCCGAGAAGAGGCGGCTCATGGAGGAGATAAAGCTGCTCATCCTCGGGGCCCTGAACGCCAGGGGCAAGGTGCTCATAAAGTTCAACGTGGCCGAGAAGGACCTGGAAGCGGTCATGGAGGTGCTCCCCTCCATGAAGGCACCCACGCTTTCCAGGCTTTTCCAGAAGGACTTTTACGCCGTGGAGAGCGTGGTGGAGAAGAAGGGCATCAACCTCCTCATCCCCGAGCTGGCCAGGCGGGGCGCCGAGGATATCGTGGAAGTACCCATAACCAAGATTATCCCCTGA
- a CDS encoding cupin domain-containing protein — protein MKVILEKPWGTIRAYALNQPCTVKLITINPGQETSLHYHKLRDDVWIILDGGLEVTIGEETFRPVEGEEFMIPAEKRHKIKALRGRGRVLEIDIGFTSEDDTYRITDAYGRELEEREEPGL, from the coding sequence ATGAAGGTGATCCTGGAGAAGCCCTGGGGTACCATCCGGGCCTACGCCCTGAACCAGCCCTGCACGGTGAAACTCATCACCATCAACCCCGGCCAGGAGACCAGCCTTCATTACCACAAGCTGCGCGACGACGTATGGATAATCCTGGATGGCGGGCTGGAGGTCACCATCGGGGAGGAGACCTTCCGTCCCGTCGAGGGCGAGGAGTTCATGATTCCCGCCGAGAAAAGGCACAAGATAAAAGCCCTGCGTGGAAGGGGCAGGGTCCTGGAGATAGACATCGGCTTCACCAGCGAGGACGACACCTACCGCATCACCGACGCCTACGGAAGGGAGCTGGAGGAGAGGGAGGAGCCGGGGCTTTGA
- a CDS encoding alpha/beta hydrolase: MEPARGWMAAITAFVAATAALSLLALLRRWRDRLMPRRDPRLPFEELMLTSGDGTPLCARRIGDHRREAVIVAHPAVTGQRYTPLVGLAELLAERFTVYTFDFRGHGASGGHLEISLEGPVEDLGAATEYARSRGHNWVGVVGFSLGGMAALVRVALHGDLDAVVAVSAPPAFPDVERYRRWLPLWSLFLRFLGARFRPRGPAGPVPLGVAGRLPEIPLLIVHGEREVFYRREDLERMLELAKGKPELWVLYGAAHTELAGRERDLLRWLEDKAEARGRHHDGELPRDLGSI; encoded by the coding sequence GTGGAACCCGCTCGCGGGTGGATGGCCGCCATCACGGCCTTCGTGGCGGCGACCGCCGCCTTGTCCCTACTCGCCCTTCTACGCCGGTGGAGGGACCGGTTGATGCCGCGCCGCGATCCCCGGCTTCCCTTCGAGGAGCTCATGTTGACCTCCGGGGACGGCACTCCCCTTTGCGCACGTCGAATCGGGGACCATCGACGGGAGGCGGTCATCGTCGCCCACCCGGCGGTAACCGGGCAACGCTACACTCCCCTGGTGGGACTCGCGGAACTCCTCGCCGAACGCTTCACCGTTTATACCTTCGATTTCCGAGGGCACGGCGCGAGTGGCGGTCACCTGGAGATAAGCCTGGAGGGACCGGTGGAGGACCTGGGGGCGGCAACGGAGTACGCGCGCTCCCGTGGCCATAACTGGGTCGGGGTGGTGGGTTTCTCCCTCGGGGGCATGGCGGCCCTGGTGCGGGTCGCTCTCCATGGGGACCTGGATGCCGTGGTTGCGGTCAGCGCCCCTCCGGCCTTTCCGGACGTGGAACGGTACCGGAGATGGCTTCCCCTGTGGTCCCTGTTCTTGCGCTTTCTGGGAGCGCGTTTCCGTCCCCGGGGACCGGCCGGACCGGTGCCCCTGGGGGTGGCGGGTCGCCTGCCCGAGATACCCCTCCTCATCGTGCACGGGGAAAGGGAGGTCTTCTACCGCCGGGAGGACCTGGAGCGGATGCTGGAACTGGCGAAGGGAAAGCCGGAACTCTGGGTTCTGTACGGAGCCGCCCACACCGAGTTGGCCGGGCGCGAGCGGGACCTGCTGCGCTGGCTGGAGGACAAGGCTGAGGCGCGCGGCCGGCACCACGATGGCGAACTTCCTCGTGACCTTGGTAGTATATAA
- a CDS encoding cobalamin B12-binding domain-containing protein, with product MGEKRPIRVLLAKAGLDGHNRGIQLVGKALRDAGMEVVYGGLRITPREVVEMSIQEDVDVVGISIFSGGLMTIIPKIYRAMQENEATRDLPLVVGGIVPPSDAEELKRMGIKGVFGPGSDLDEIIDFVRSLAGSRSS from the coding sequence ATGGGCGAGAAAAGGCCGATCCGGGTTCTCCTGGCCAAGGCCGGGCTGGACGGCCACAACCGGGGTATACAGCTGGTGGGTAAAGCCCTGCGGGATGCGGGGATGGAGGTTGTCTACGGAGGGCTGCGCATAACCCCCCGGGAGGTGGTGGAGATGTCCATCCAGGAGGACGTGGACGTGGTGGGCATCAGCATCTTCTCCGGCGGGCTCATGACCATCATCCCCAAGATCTACCGGGCCATGCAGGAGAACGAGGCCACCCGCGACCTACCCCTTGTCGTGGGAGGCATCGTCCCTCCCTCCGACGCCGAGGAGCTCAAGAGGATGGGCATCAAGGGGGTATTCGGGCCGGGGAGCGACCTGGATGAGATCATCGATTTCGTCCGTTCCCTGGCCGGGTCCCGATCCTCCTGA
- a CDS encoding methylmalonyl-CoA mutase family protein gives MFREDHLEAIGKARREWEFTVLNPIMERWPERRENFYTQSGHPVKRVYTPEDIAGKDYLEDISFPGYYPFTRGVFPTGYRGRLWTRRLITGLATPEETNKRLKYLIQQGQTGLNIIFDNPTTNLFDSDNPLCEGEVGRDGVPCCTLRDMEVIMEDIDMQEVSTSIIHSGPFILSMYLALAEKRGIPFDRLRGTLQNDVLSQYYTVNMSVVSLRDGFRLSADVVEYCRKHVPRWNPISFVGYQIREAGSTAAQEIAFALGSAIAYTEELISRGMEVDDFAPRLSFMFNCHNDFFEEICKLRAARRLWARIMKERFGAKNPLSWLLRFHVQTAGSSLTAQQPVNNVIRTTIQALAAVLGGTNSLHTNSMDECYGLPSEFAARTALRTQQIIAYESGVANTVDPLAGSYFVERLTDEIEEEAREIIRKIDEMGGMVAALEAGWVQREIVRASNEYHRKLKSGEITVVGVNAFTEEDDEEVPIEILRIDPAHEAHQVRMLREVKAHRDQGKLWEALERMKEDAAAHRNIVPSCMEAVKAYATLEEMRLALQEALGAGKESKDAFIC, from the coding sequence ATGTTCCGCGAGGACCATTTGGAGGCCATCGGAAAAGCCCGCCGGGAATGGGAGTTCACCGTGCTCAACCCCATAATGGAGAGGTGGCCGGAGAGGAGGGAGAACTTCTATACCCAGTCCGGCCACCCGGTCAAGAGGGTATACACCCCGGAGGATATCGCGGGCAAGGATTACCTGGAGGACATCTCCTTTCCCGGTTACTATCCCTTCACCCGCGGCGTTTTTCCCACCGGCTACCGCGGCAGGCTGTGGACCAGGCGCCTGATCACCGGCCTGGCCACGCCGGAGGAGACCAACAAGAGGCTCAAGTACCTGATCCAGCAGGGGCAGACCGGCCTGAACATCATCTTCGACAATCCCACCACCAATCTCTTCGACTCCGACAACCCCCTCTGCGAAGGGGAGGTGGGGAGGGACGGGGTTCCCTGCTGCACCCTTAGGGACATGGAGGTGATCATGGAGGACATAGACATGCAGGAGGTATCCACCTCCATCATCCATTCCGGGCCCTTCATCCTCTCCATGTACCTGGCCCTGGCGGAGAAGCGGGGAATCCCCTTCGACCGGCTCCGGGGTACTCTCCAGAACGACGTCCTGAGCCAGTATTACACGGTGAACATGTCCGTGGTGAGCCTGCGGGACGGCTTCCGTCTTTCCGCGGACGTGGTGGAGTACTGCCGTAAGCACGTCCCCCGCTGGAACCCCATCAGCTTCGTCGGTTACCAGATCCGGGAAGCGGGGAGCACCGCCGCCCAGGAGATCGCCTTTGCCCTGGGCAGCGCCATCGCCTACACGGAGGAGCTCATCTCCCGGGGCATGGAAGTGGACGACTTCGCCCCCCGCCTCTCCTTCATGTTCAACTGCCACAACGATTTCTTCGAGGAGATATGCAAGCTGCGGGCGGCGCGCCGCCTCTGGGCGCGCATCATGAAGGAGCGCTTCGGAGCCAAGAACCCGCTCTCCTGGCTGCTGCGCTTCCACGTGCAGACGGCGGGAAGCTCCCTCACCGCCCAGCAGCCGGTAAACAACGTCATCCGTACCACCATCCAGGCCCTGGCCGCCGTGTTGGGCGGCACCAACTCCCTGCATACCAATTCCATGGACGAATGTTACGGCCTGCCCTCGGAATTCGCCGCCCGCACCGCGCTGCGCACGCAGCAGATCATCGCCTACGAGAGCGGGGTGGCCAACACCGTGGACCCCTTAGCGGGATCCTATTTCGTGGAGAGGCTCACCGACGAGATAGAGGAAGAGGCCCGGGAGATAATCCGCAAGATAGACGAAATGGGAGGGATGGTGGCCGCCCTGGAGGCCGGCTGGGTGCAGCGGGAGATCGTGCGCGCTTCCAACGAGTACCATCGCAAGCTGAAATCGGGAGAGATAACCGTGGTGGGCGTCAACGCCTTCACCGAAGAGGATGACGAGGAGGTGCCCATAGAGATCCTGCGCATAGATCCCGCCCACGAGGCGCACCAGGTGAGGATGCTCCGGGAGGTGAAGGCCCACCGCGACCAGGGGAAGCTGTGGGAGGCCCTGGAGAGGATGAAGGAGGACGCCGCGGCCCACCGCAACATCGTTCCCTCCTGCATGGAGGCGGTGAAGGCCTATGCCACCCTGGAGGAGATGCGCTTGGCCCTGCAGGAGGCTCTGGGGGCGGGAAAGGAGAGCAAGGACGCCTTCATCTGCTGA